In Apium graveolens cultivar Ventura chromosome 10, ASM990537v1, whole genome shotgun sequence, the following are encoded in one genomic region:
- the LOC141691182 gene encoding F-box protein CPR1-like, whose protein sequence is MGYKDLFVLCNPATRKYRTLPLVPSMLDEEFKGVEYPLCGFGYDRVNDDYKVVKIGDSEECTVVIVYSLKSNTWKRIQDIGRDFRIIYKRGTFVGGALHWIAKKYPRNRFDIVFGVDLGLEQFKEDPFPDVHKTDVYLDCVGESLCITDNYSESHTDVWLKNTHGEGNAWYKAFTVEQPGAFGTFKFIRPVALSNSSKDVLLEVDCKKLLWYDLEKKTVKNIRIDGIPNRIHTHLYTESLFQFTEANQLQKLSHDKI, encoded by the coding sequence ATGGGTTATAAGGATTTGTTTGTGTTGTGTAATCCGGCGACGAGGAAGTATAGGACGTTACCGTTGGTACCGAGTATGTTGGATGAGGAGTTTAAGGGGGTTGAGTATCCGTTGTGTGGGTTTGGTTATGATCGGGTTAATGATGATTATAAGGTTGTTAAGATTGGGGACAGTGAGGAATGTACAGTGGTTATAGTGTATAGCTTGAAAAGTAATACGTGGAAACGAATTCAGGATATCGGGAGAGATTTCAGAATTATATATAAACGGGGGACGTTTGTAGGTGGAGCTCTACATTGGATTGCGAAAAAGTATCCTAGAAATCGTTTTGATATTGTTTTTGGTGTTGATCTCGGGCTTGAGCAATTTAAGGAGGACCCTTTTCCTGATGTTCATAAGACCGATGTTTACCTGGATTGTGTTGGAGAATCCCTTTGTATCACTGATAATTACAGCGAGTCTCATACAGATGTTTGGCTGAAGAATACTCATGGGGAGGGAAATGCTTGGTATAAAGCATTCACTGTGGAGCAACCTGGAGCATTTGGAACTTTTAAGTTTATTAGACCTGTTGCTTTATCGAACAGCAGCAAGGATGTACTTTTAGAGGTGGACTGCAAAAAACTTTTGTGGTATGACCTTGAAAAGAAGACTGTAAAGAATATTAGGATTGATGGGATTCCGAATAGGATCCATACACATCTTTACACTGAGAGTCTCTTTCAATTCACTGAGGCTAACCAGTTGCAGAAGCTGTCACATGACAAAATATAG